In Salmo salar chromosome ssa03, Ssal_v3.1, whole genome shotgun sequence, a single genomic region encodes these proteins:
- the LOC106594200 gene encoding putative oxidoreductase GLYR1 isoform X8, which translates to MIKINKGKRFQQAVDAVEDFLKKKEKQGGKEQSSEGKGDSKGKKTPTKPLKILEEDDEDLSALKDPSEKDLTDSEPEPSSVERLGGLGTTGPVSGFKWESSPVQDDPHFHHFLLSQTEKPASSMEPISKRLKIVEEDTRSPSIQAADSTAINGSITPTDKRIGFLGLGLMGSGIVSNLLKMGHVVTVWNRTVEKVPQDNQHCDLFIQEGARLGRTPAEVVSLCDITFSCVSDPKAARDLVLGPSGVLQGIRPGKCYVEMSTVDPETITELSQVISSRGGRFLEAPVAGSQQVSNEGMLVILAAGDRTVYEDCSSCFQAMGKTSFFLGEVGNAARMMLILNMVQGSFMATIAEGLTLAQATGQSQHTFLDILSQGQMASTFVDQKCQNILQGNFKPDYYLKHIQKDLRLAISMGDTANHPTPMAAAANEVYKRAKALDQSDNDMSAVYRAYIH; encoded by the exons ATGATCAAGATCAACAAGGGCAAACGTTTCCAACAGGCTGTGGATGCGGTGGAAGACTTCCTGAAGAAGAAAGAGAAACAGGGGGGGAAAGAACAG AGCTCTGAGGGGAAAGGAGACTCTAAAGGAAAGAAGACACCAACTAAACCTCTGAAGATCCTAGAGGAAGATGATGAAGACCTCAGTGCCCTGAAAGACCCCTCTGAGAAG GACCTAACTGACTCTGAACCAGAGCCGTCCAGTGTTGAGCGACTAGGGGGCCTGGGAACTACTGGACCTGTCTCAGGATTCAAATGGGAGAGCAGT CCAGTACAGGATGATCCCCATTTCCACCACTTTCTGCTCAGCCAGACTGAGAAG cCTGCCTCGTCCATGGAGCCTATCAGTAAACGCCTGAAGATCGTTGAGGAG GACACAAGGTCACCGTCTATCCAAGCTGCAGACAGCACCGCCATCAACGGCAGTATTACTCCCACAGACAAACG GATAGGGTTCCTAGGGCTGGGGCTCATGGGTAGCGGAATAGTGTCCAACCTGTTAAAGATGGGTCACGTCGTCACAGTGTGGAATCGCACAGTAGAAAAGGTACCGCAAGACAACCAACAT TGTGACCTGTTCATCCAGGAGGGGGCCAGGTTAGGGCGGACCCCAGCAGAGGTGGTCTCCCTGTGTGACATCACCTTCTCCTGCGTCTCAGACCCCAAGGCTGCCAGGGAT ttgGTGCTGGGTCCCAGTGGAGTGCTCCAGGGCATCAGGCCAGGGAAATGTTACGTAGAGATGTCTACCGTGGACCCAGAGACCATCACAGAGCTctcacag GTGATATCGTCGCGGGGCGGGCGCTTCCTGGAGGCTCCTGTGGCTGGGAGCCAGCAGGTATCTAACGAAGGCATGCTGGTCATCCTAGCGGCCGGAGACAGGACGGTCTACGAAGACTGCAGCTCCTGTTTCCAGGCCATGGGCAAGACCTCATTCTTCCTAG gtGAGGTGGGTAACGCAGCGAGGAtgatgctgatcctcaacatggtaCAGGGAAGCTTCATGGCAACCATCGCCGAGGGGCTGACCCTAGCCCAGGCCACAGGCCAATCACAGCATACCTTCCTGGACATCCTGTCTCAGGGTCAGATGGCCAGCACCTTCGTGGACCAAAAATGCCAGA ATATCCTACAGGGAAACTTCAAACCAGACTACTATTTGAAACACATTCAGAAGGATCTGAGGCTAGCCATCTCCATGGGCGACACAGCCAATCACCCGACCCCTATGGCTGCAGCAGCCAATGAG GTCTACAAGAGGGCTAAAGCACTGGACCAGTCAGACAACGACATGTCGGCTGTCTACAGAGCCTACATTCACTAA